A genomic window from Triticum urartu cultivar G1812 chromosome 7, Tu2.1, whole genome shotgun sequence includes:
- the LOC125522646 gene encoding F-box/LRR-repeat protein 25-like produces MAAAVSHLDLDGGTKRRRKEEEVEAGAEAAEDRISELPEALQLHILCLLPLKSAIRTGALSTRWRSLWTHRWPAPSSLDFHLGTHDSPHPLLETLERRRRRRLQRFALSFHIGKLKAEHFRRCLDYAAACAVEDLHVHLSNRVFNIFFDYRLPLGDPHLARLSLRAVTVDLPVSFSAHSHPFSALEVIHLHCVRISDRTVNRLVAACPLLHTLDLRYCESLLSVIVTAAGAHLRSLTLAECGSEAEVFLPAMRPACAHSTTAAPTFRPAASRPPPILLTFTSASEDLTAGGNCQDLIASCAQTGFNC; encoded by the coding sequence ATGGCGGCGGCGGTGTCCCATCTGGATCTGGACGGTGGCACGAAGCGGCGACGGAAGGAGGAGGAAGTAGAAGCAGGCGCGGAGGCGGCAGAGGACCGCATCTCGGAGCTGCCGGAGGCGCTGCAGCTGCACATCCTCTGTCTGCTCCCGCTCAAATCCGCCATCCGCACCGGCGCGCTCTCCACCCGGTGGCGCTCCCTCTGGACGCACCGCTGGCCGGCGCCCTCCTCCCTCGACTTCCACCTCGGCACCCACGACTCCCCCCATCCGCTCCTCGAAACCCTGGagcggcgcaggcggcggcgccTCCAGCGGTTCGCCCTCTCCTTCCACATCGGCAAGCTCAAGGCCGAGCACTTCCGCCGCTGCCTCGACTACGCGGCCGCCTGCGCCGTCGAGGACCTGCACGTCCACCTCTCAAACCGcgtcttcaacatcttcttcGACTACCGGCTCCCGCTGGGCGACCCCCACCTCGCGCGCCTCTCGCTCCGCGCCGTGACCGTCGACCTCCCCGTGTCCTTCTCCGCCCACTCCCACCCCTTCTCCGCCCTCGAGGTCATCCACCTCCACTGCGTCCGCATCTCCGACCGCACGGTCAACCGCCTGGTCGCCGCGTGCCCCCTCCTCCACACCCTCGATCTGCGCTACTGTGAAAGCCTCCTCTCCGTCATCGTCACGGCGGCCGGGGCACACCTGAGGAGCCTAACCCTTGCAGAGTGTGGTTCGGAAGCCGAAGTATTTTTGCCGGCGATGCGTCCAGCCTGCGCTCATTCCACTACAGCGGCGCCTACATTCCGGCCTGCAGCATCCCGGCCACCGCCAATCTTGCTGACCTTTACATCTGCTTCGGAGGACCTAACCGCTGGAGGCAATTGTCAGGACCTTATTGCGAGCTGCGCACAAACTGGCTTCAACTGCTAA
- the LOC125522647 gene encoding uncharacterized protein LOC125522647, with amino-acid sequence MFAMEIDNINDIYTFLVACCGPRLERLFVQLPTSSCQYRPEDEPSGSESEENGSVEELSEQETTEEDELEEELSEGDDPEEELLEGDDLEEALSEGLNTRKSCQRESHLKKINHRNMGRGKRYLMEGNQRKRQ; translated from the exons ATGTTCGCAATGGAGATCGATAACATAAACGACATTTACACTTTCCTTGTGGCCTGCTGTGGCCCTCGATTGGAGAGGTTATTTGTGCAG CTTCCGACAAGTAGTTGTCAGTATAGGCCAGAGGATGAACCATCAGGATCAGAATCTGAGGAAAATGGGTCAGTGGAAGAGCTATCAGAGCAAGAAACAACGGAGGAAGATGAGCTAGAGGAAGAGCTGTCAGAGGGAGATGACCCAGAGGAAGAGCTGTTAGAGGGAGATGACCTAGAGGAAGCGCTGTCAGAGGGATTGAACACGAGGAAGAGTTGTCAGAGGGAGAGTCACCTGAAGAAAATCAATCACAGAAACATGGGTCGAGGGAAGAGATATCTGATGGAGGGCAATCAGAGGAAGAGGCAATAG
- the LOC125522940 gene encoding uncharacterized protein LOC125522940, translating into MSSSATKKGASLVVATSMAAVEALKDQAGLCRWDYALRSLYHRAVLTGRRAIPASLSSSSSKAVGRAARPRRSEEEKLHKAYHVVCWGPN; encoded by the coding sequence ATGAGCTCGTCGGCGACCAAGAAGGGGGCGTCGCTGGTGGTGGCGACGAGCATGGCGGCCGTGGAGGCGCTCAAGGACCAGGCGGGGCTCTGCCGCTGGGACTACGCGCTCCGCTCGCTCTACCACCGCGCCGTGCTCACCGGCCGCCGCGCCATCCCGGcgtccctctcctcctcctcctccaaggccGTCGGCAGGGCTGCGCGGCCCAGGCGGTCCGAGGAGGAGAAGCTGCACAAGGCGTACCACGTCGTGTGCTGGGGACCCAACTGA